ACGCCTACAGAAGAGCGACTTTCAAGTCATATCGTTCATTGAATGCGTTCCCTCCAATTCATTCGTTCCGTTCGTTTCGCTCGTTTTATTCGTGACATCGTTTATCGTGGATGGTAAAGACGACTCTATAGAGGGTGAGTCGTAACTGATTCCGTGACCCTCTAACCAGCCACAAAATAGGGCATCAAGAGGAATCATCAGGATGGAGAATCAAGAATTTTTAACTGTTGGTAAATTATTGACGGGTGCTTCGTCATCAAGAGTCGGAATTCAATTAGCTGTATCGCACGGCACCACACGCCCTCCAAGACGATCAGACAGGCTGTCAATCGGCTCAAAAATAGATCCATCCGTCCAAACTACTACGACGGATTTGATGTCGTCGATGACCGCGGGCGCACTACAGCAACGCTACTCTATATCCATTTGAACAAGTAGATCACTTGAACTGACAGCAGGTTAGAGTGCCCGCGGATCGTCCTCGACGACGCTGGCGAACGCCACATTTTCCTGCACCTGGTCGATCTCGACAGTCGGTTGCTCGCCAGGTTGCGCACCGGAGACGATCACGACGTAGCCCCGCTCGACTTTCGCGATCCCGTCGCCCTGATCGCCGATCGTCTCGATCGTCACCTCGCGTACTTCTCCCTCGTCGACCGGCGGCTCTGGGGGCTCTCGGTGCCGTTCTCGCTGTGATTGGGCGGACTGCGGAGTGTCCTGTCCGGTGGTTGCTGTCGATGTGGGCGTATTCAACAGTGCAACACGATACGTCTCCCCTACCGTGAGGGCGTCGTGAGCGACCTCTCGCGATGGGATTTCGACAATGTATGCGCCGTCGCGTTCGTGGACGGGCGCACTGAAAACAGCGCGAAGCGAATCCGAAATCTCGACCATGGAATAGGCGAATAATTGGAAGGAGACGACTTAATTCCGTGGGCACAGCGACCCGCAAGGACTGCCTCTTCCTATTTTGTAACTAGTGTGCGGTTGCACAGAGTGTATTTCTCTGACGTGTATAGGAGTCGAGGCCGTCTCACAGTATCGGTGATCGATCGGTAGACTGGACATCCATGGGCTCCAAGAGTTTATTTACGATTACGAGGCCAGGGGGCGTATGCCAGCTGCAACCCCTGACGAATGGCTCTACACCGATTGGCTTCTGATCGTCCAAGCGCTGAACGCTGCAAAACACGAGGAGTGTCGGTGTTACGAGTGTGACACACTCGATTCGATGATCGAGGATATTGCCTGGTACTGGGATCTTGAAAAGCGAGAACTCATGGCTGCAGTAACCGCTGAGTAATGCCTACTTGGATCTCTACATTAGGGACCTGACTCGCCCTGTCCAGCCTGCTTTCGATCGCGAACGACGACTTCGACGTCAAGCTCATTTCTGAACTGTCGCACTAGATTCCGGGAGGATTATACCTCAATAATAAATGAGTGCGGCGAGAGACTGAGGTGTATGGATCGGCGTCGACTCGTTCTCATCGGACTCGTCCTTCTCGTCAGTAGCGCTGGCTGTCTCAGCAATGTAGACCCCGCGCCAACCGACAACGATACTGGAACCGACGACACCCCCACTGACGATTTCAACGAAGCGCTCGAGATCCACACGATCAACGTCGGGCAGGCCGATGCAACACTCATTATCGCCCCGTCCGGCGAGACGATGTTGATCGATTCAGGCGACTGGCCCAACGATGGACGAACTGTTCTCGCGTATCTCGATGCCCACGATATCGACCGGATCGATCATCTGGTCACAACCCATGGCCACGCCGATCATATCGGAGGACATGCGGCGATCATCGAGCACTACGAAACCGAGCGAAACGGTATTGGGGCGGTGTGGGATTCGGGTGTTCCCCACGATTCGGCGGCTTATGACCGCTATCTCACTGCCATTGAAGAACACGACGTAACCCTGTATACGACCCAGGAGGGTGACGAGATTCCATTTGATAACGAGGCGACGCACGCTACCGTCCTGAATCCGCCTGCCAATTCCGACAAACCGGATGATCTGGATTACAACGGCGTCGTCGTGTTGCTCGAGTTCGGAGAGACCTCTGCGCTGTTTACTGGTGATGCTGGCGCTGACGTCGAAGACCGCCTACTCGATGCCCATGGGGACGACCTCGACGTCGATCTCTATCACGCAGGTCATCATGGGAGTAAGACGAGTTCGACATCCGAATTCCTCGATACGCTTGCTCCCCAAGCAACGATTATCTCCTCGGCGTACGACTCTCAATATGGACATCCACACGAGGAATCGCTTGCGGCGTTCGCCGAGCGGGATATTGCTGCCTACTGGACCGCTGTCCATGGAACGATGATCTTCGAAAGCGACGGTGAGACATGGACGGTCGCAACTCAAACGAATGCAACGACCGATCCACTGGCACTGCGTGAGGAGCCCGAAGTCGAGGCTGAACCGGCCTCGCCACCGACTGAGCAGGAACCGATCGCAGCGCGTACGACTGGCGTGTCTCTGCTTCAAGAGAGGCGTTCCACCTCACCATCGGCGGCTGTCGCCACAGGAGTGATTGCATGACGCTTCCGGATGGGACGTATATCGGGACGATCGATCGAATCGAGGAGGGGATTGCAGTCATCTTGATCGAAGACGAGAAGCGTGACGCCGATGCCGTCGCAGAGAACGATGATCGGACATCAGATCGAGAGATCCGTGAGGAGATTCACTGTTCTGCAGACACCTTGTCCCAGCGTGCACGAGACGAACTGGGCGTTGTCAGTATCGAGCTCGTCGACGGTGAGATTGTCGAGATCGAGCACCAGTCACAGGCGACTCAACAACGACGGTCGGAGCTTCAAGATCGGTTCGACGAGCTGGCTGAGCGGCCGCCAGGACGTGACGAGAATCAGTAGGTAAGAATCTATATCCCTTGGTAGCGATGATCGCTCGTTCTTACGGTTATCTGGTTATCAGAGACGTCGTGAGAACTTGATAAGACACACTACAAATCGATTCATATGGGACCGTAACTATTTCAACCGACGGCAGGTACTTTGTCGGCAGATGTGCTACATACTAGCGTGGCATAATCGTGGCGCGGGATAGACGAGCCAAGGGTAACAGTGTACAAGGGACGATTGGGGGAGAGCTATAGCCCTACAATGAGTGGCTGGATACCTCTCTTTGAGAGTACTCAAATATTGGTGATGAAAGAGAATAGAAGCCCAGTTTCTGAACCAACGTCGTCAATAAGACGTCGGTGATCGAGCAAACCGTGGACATCACAAAGGACGTGGATATTCTGCTCAAGGGCCTCGACAACGACGTCTCGGTGGAGATGATTCGGTAGGCAGACGCTGACGGTGTCGATTTTTCCGTCGTCGAGGAGTTTTCTGTAGTCTGTATAGTATTCTGGAATCTCAAGCTTGTTCGCGACTGTGATAGCTTCCGTTTCTTCAGCATCACAAACGGCGGCGATTGTCGTACGATCGTGATTCTGGTAGGTTGGTATGTGCAACCGCTGGGCGATTGCACCTGTACCAATAACTGCGACATTGAGCGATCAGTTTCGAGTCCTTCTCGCTCGGAAGAGATCATAATTTCCGAGTTCATGCCAGATAGTCGTTCCCGAAACGCCGTTATCAACCTACGTCCAGCATTTGAGGTAAATAAATACTATTTGGAAATTCTCAAATCAACTTACGATTGCTATCTTTGGAAGTACGTTGGTGGCAGGACGACGGTATCTCCCTATTCTGGAGGAGAACAATGCGTGGGGTTCGTCCACCCCCATTCGATGGGGCTGTCGATCAGGGAAACGGTCACCGTCCTTGACCTCCTTGGCGTTGATCGCTCGTATCAAGCGATCTCTCAATGAACGTCGGTTCCCCGACAGCGCTCCCGACTCCCCTCGGCTGCGTCGATGGCGGGTCGCGGTCGACGAAACCGTTGTCCGAGTAACTGGTGAGTGGTACTGGCTGTATGCGGCGGTTGATCTCGACTCAAAGTTGCTTCTGGCCGTGGAACTTTCGCGGCGGCGGGGGCACGCCCCCGCCGCTGCGTCCCTCAAGCAGCTCCATGACCGCTACGACCTCTCTGCGACTGAGTTTCGGGTTGATGGTATGAGCTACTGACCGCGGCAAGGGTGGTGAAATCCGAATACGAATACGCGTCGCTGAACTCGCGTTCGCGGCACATCAAGTCTCTCTCTGAATGACAGCCAATGACAAATCGAGTGTCAACGGTGATCGGGCATACTTCGAGCAGAACGCGATCGCCTTCCTCAGCGATCACTTGGCCGAGACACTGCGAGGCTACCTGTGCGTCGAATCCGGATTCAGGCGGTCACGTAGTTCCTCTTCGTACCCATACTCTGAATTCAGACGGTACTCTCCTTGTTCACCTGTCCATCGACTATCGATGAGATCGCGGGCGAACTCCCTCCCGTATTTTCGGCTGAATCCAGAGAGGATACCGGCCATCGCCCCACCTCCTGTACCCAACGAGAGGGCGTATTCGTTCTGTATCTCCTGGCGGATGTCTTCACTCAGGACCCACTCGTCCGCGTCCAAAAGGATTCGGAGAAACGCCTCCTGTCGATCAGTCAATCGTCTGAAAAAGTCGCCCGGTAGCTGCTCGTACTCCGATTCGTGAGTCGCCGTTTCGGAGGCCGAGATGCTCGCGCCGTCGTGTTCGGTGGTGAGCGGCCACTCATTGAGTGCGAAGTCGACGATATCCTGTTCGCGCGCTTCGAGTTCGTCTCGCCCGAACTCCTCGTAATTGGCCAACACCTGCTGCACCCGTAAGATAGAGGATTGATACTCTTTTTCTCGATCGCCTTCTGCCGTCTTTTTCTCTGCAAACGGGAGATTGCCGTAGGAGCTATTCCAGTAGGTGCTGGCAATTGTAAGATTACCGAGTCGATGGACGTTGTCCTCGAACACCTCGCGGAGATTCTCGGGGATGTCCTCGTCGTCGAGGTTTCGCGCAAGGATGTGTTCGACGCCGAAATCAGTCGAGAGAATATGTTCGAGATCATGTTCGACGTACTCTCCCACCTCGACCCCGAGTTCTTGGCCGTAATGGGACAGGAGGTATCGCACGTCTCGACTGGACATCGACTTGTAGAGCTCGGGATCCCGCAGCAACCGTTCGAAGCGATCATCTGCGGTATAGATCCGAGTGATAGACGCAAGCCGGTTGAGGATATCCTCGACTCGCATCGTCTTGTCAGTATGGATATCGTGCGCGAGGCGGACGAGCCGGCCGCGTCCGGTATCAGAGCGTCGATTATCGACGGCGTACATCCGAAACACGAGTGTCTCACAGGCATGAACAATGTCCGCCATCTCCTCCGGGGCCACGTCACCATACTCCAACTGGGCCGCCATCAGGACAGGGAGGACATTCGCGAGCCGCCCAAGCGCGAGCAGTCGTTCTAACGCAGACTCGACGGGAGCGGGACGTTGGGTGGGACGGAATAGTGCGGCAAAGGCTGACCCAGCTTCTCGCAGATCCGTCGTGTACGCGTCGATCTCTGCCTGCACGCCCTCATAATCGCCCTCCCGATACAAGCGTCGAAGCCGGGTTTTGAGCGCCCCGAGACTGTCGAAGTACTCGTTGGCATTGTACCCGTCGTAGAGGCCCCAGTGGAAGCGCTGGAAGCTGTCCTCATCGAAATCGCTGACGCGGTCGTGGCCGTTCGAGAGGACGAACAACTCCTTATAGATGCCCCCAAACCGCTGTTTGATCTTCTCTTCGAGTGCACCCCGATTGCTTGAACGGTCGTCCATATACATTAGAAAGCTCTTCATCTTGTCAAGTGTGGAGAGGGGCTTCCCGCGATCGTTCAGACTCTCGAAGATGGACGCCGCCTCAGAATCGTCCTCGATCTCGACGACGTTGATCGTGCAGCTGTAGCGCAGTCGCTCCGAAATCTCTCGCACCGAGACGTTGACCGGCGGGTTCTCGAACGCCGCCTCGAAGAATGTGTATGCGTGAGCGAGCCGCTCTTGGGAGGGCGTCGTCTGCTCCAATGTCGAGTCGCCAAACAGGCTATCGCGAAAGTATTCCTCGTCTTGATCTTGTGGCAGCAGTCGCGGACGTTCGTCGACGGGGAAGATCAGATTGTCTGTTTCTACTGATTCCTTGACAACATCATCAACCTGTGTTGCGACGTAAAGCAAGATGAGCGCCGTCGTCAACCGCTGTTGGCCGTCCACGACATCGAACACGTTGAGCTGGCGACCTTTGTCCGTCCGGTACGGCTCGTCCCGCTTATCCAGGATAACGTTTCCGAAGAAATGACTCGAGCCCTCGGGCAGATATTGGAGGTCGTCCAGAAGATCCTCTAACTGTGATTGCTCCCACGAGTAGCTTCGCTGGTATGACGGGATATCGAACAGGCCGTCCTGATACAGAGACGCGAGCGTCTCAGTACGTGTTTGCATGGTTCACGCAGATTTACCGCCTCAATAGTTCTTGTGATGGTTCCCATTTACAAAAGCAATGAGCTATTCAACGCGGATTCATACGTCTGGCTGTCTCACGTGGTTGCGTTTTGATCGGCCAGGATGCTACTCGACGAGCGCGGTGATATCGCTCGCCCGCTGGTCGTCGGTTACGAGCTTCGAGAACCGCCATTCAAGGTCGCCAAGGAGGAGTTCGTACCCCTCGTCGGTCAGCTCGTACTGATTCGTCCGCTTATCGAGTTCGCTCTTCGCGACGAACCCGCGCTCGACGAGGTCGTCGAGGTTCGGGTACAGACGGCCATGATCGACCTCGCTCCCGTAGTAGCTCTCGAGTTCGCGTTTGATCGCCAGCCCGTACATCGGTTCCTCGCCGAGCACGGTCAGGATGTTCTGTTGAAAAGCGGTCAAATCGTGTGCGGTGCGCTGCTGCTGTTCGGTGCCCGGAACGGTTTGTGCTCTGACATCATCTCAGTTGACACTGTCATCCTGAATAACGGTTCTGGATTTCCACGGTTTGGTTATTCGGCGAGTATTCGACGAACTCTTCGATAACTGATTGCGTGATCCACCGATCACTGAGAGCGGACGTAGTAACGGGACAATCAGCGCAGGCTGCTGTTGACGACCTCGGTCGGCAACTCCTGATACGCAGAGGGATGCGCATATTCCTTGAACGTTAGCGAGAGCTGATGGCAGACTGTCTGTGTGCGTGAGTCGTAGTCGACCGTCCCGACGTCAGCTAACTGGCGGAGTGCTTCATCGATGAATCGTCGAGCCTGACAACCCCCATCGGGCGTTTAATCCACCCAGAGCAGATCGAACGTCCGTGTGCTCGTTTTCGGGGCTCCTTCAGTCGAGGACCACCATGTTTACGACCCGGGGCAGTCTTCTGACGGCGACCGAATACCCGTACTAGCCTCGGTGATCGCGCTTCATCTAAGTGGCACTGTAGACGTGATAGGCACTCGCCGAGTGCATTGTCGAACCTCGCGGTAGACGTCGTCTTCGGATATAATTTGCCGAGCTATCTCTCTGAACCATTATCGTCGAGCGACGATCCGGGTCTGCGCGCCGTCTCCACCCCTAATCTTCAGGGGGAACGCGCGGATCGCTAGTCGTTCGCCGGCGACGGCGTCCAGCCCGCCGAGGTGTTCGGCGATGAGTACGCCGTTGCCCAAGAGTGTACGGTGTACCGGATACTTGTTCCATTCCTCCTCTCGGAAGAGTCCGGGGAGGTCCGGGGTGATCGTGTC
The genomic region above belongs to Halalkalicoccus sp. NIPERK01 and contains:
- a CDS encoding ComEC/Rec2 family competence protein; translated protein: MDRRRLVLIGLVLLVSSAGCLSNVDPAPTDNDTGTDDTPTDDFNEALEIHTINVGQADATLIIAPSGETMLIDSGDWPNDGRTVLAYLDAHDIDRIDHLVTTHGHADHIGGHAAIIEHYETERNGIGAVWDSGVPHDSAAYDRYLTAIEEHDVTLYTTQEGDEIPFDNEATHATVLNPPANSDKPDDLDYNGVVVLLEFGETSALFTGDAGADVEDRLLDAHGDDLDVDLYHAGHHGSKTSSTSEFLDTLAPQATIISSAYDSQYGHPHEESLAAFAERDIAAYWTAVHGTMIFESDGETWTVATQTNATTDPLALREEPEVEAEPASPPTEQEPIAARTTGVSLLQERRSTSPSAAVATGVIA
- a CDS encoding DDE-type integrase/transposase/recombinase; translation: MAGRRYLPILEENNAWGSSTPIRWGCRSGKRSPSLTSLALIARIKRSLNERRFPDSAPDSPRLRRWRVAVDETVVRVTGEWYWLYAAVDLDSKLLLAVELSRRRGHAPAAASLKQLHDRYDLSATEFRVDGMSY
- a CDS encoding PadR family transcriptional regulator, with the translated sequence MTAFQQNILTVLGEEPMYGLAIKRELESYYGSEVDHGRLYPNLDDLVERGFVAKSELDKRTNQYELTDEGYELLLGDLEWRFSKLVTDDQRASDITALVE
- a CDS encoding TRAM domain-containing protein produces the protein MVEISDSLRAVFSAPVHERDGAYIVEIPSREVAHDALTVGETYRVALLNTPTSTATTGQDTPQSAQSQRERHREPPEPPVDEGEVREVTIETIGDQGDGIAKVERGYVVIVSGAQPGEQPTVEIDQVQENVAFASVVEDDPRAL
- a CDS encoding DUF262 domain-containing protein, coding for MQTRTETLASLYQDGLFDIPSYQRSYSWEQSQLEDLLDDLQYLPEGSSHFFGNVILDKRDEPYRTDKGRQLNVFDVVDGQQRLTTALILLYVATQVDDVVKESVETDNLIFPVDERPRLLPQDQDEEYFRDSLFGDSTLEQTTPSQERLAHAYTFFEAAFENPPVNVSVREISERLRYSCTINVVEIEDDSEAASIFESLNDRGKPLSTLDKMKSFLMYMDDRSSNRGALEEKIKQRFGGIYKELFVLSNGHDRVSDFDEDSFQRFHWGLYDGYNANEYFDSLGALKTRLRRLYREGDYEGVQAEIDAYTTDLREAGSAFAALFRPTQRPAPVESALERLLALGRLANVLPVLMAAQLEYGDVAPEEMADIVHACETLVFRMYAVDNRRSDTGRGRLVRLAHDIHTDKTMRVEDILNRLASITRIYTADDRFERLLRDPELYKSMSSRDVRYLLSHYGQELGVEVGEYVEHDLEHILSTDFGVEHILARNLDDEDIPENLREVFEDNVHRLGNLTIASTYWNSSYGNLPFAEKKTAEGDREKEYQSSILRVQQVLANYEEFGRDELEAREQDIVDFALNEWPLTTEHDGASISASETATHESEYEQLPGDFFRRLTDRQEAFLRILLDADEWVLSEDIRQEIQNEYALSLGTGGGAMAGILSGFSRKYGREFARDLIDSRWTGEQGEYRLNSEYGYEEELRDRLNPDSTHR